Proteins encoded within one genomic window of Patescibacteria group bacterium:
- a CDS encoding GtrA family protein codes for MNSNDIIKMKSFFYGHFSDRRLVVRYIMAGGTGAFVNIASMYVLTDIVGVWYIASAVFAFFISLVVTFFLQKMWAFGDVALHPQHALRQAALYTASSVSFLGINTLMLYLLVEFLGVWYLLAQFFSLGIVALGSFLFNKSVTFRKSE; via the coding sequence ATGAATAGTAATGACATTATCAAAATGAAAAGTTTTTTTTACGGACATTTTTCAGACCGTAGACTTGTTGTTCGGTATATAATGGCCGGAGGTACGGGAGCTTTCGTGAATATCGCAAGCATGTATGTTCTCACGGATATAGTGGGAGTATGGTACATAGCTTCTGCTGTGTTTGCGTTTTTTATTTCACTCGTCGTAACATTTTTTCTGCAAAAAATGTGGGCGTTTGGCGATGTTGCTCTTCATCCGCAGCACGCTCTGCGGCAAGCGGCCCTTTATACCGCTTCAAGCGTGTCATTTTTGGGAATCAACACATTGATGCTTTATCTTCTTGTTGAATTTCTTGGTGTATGGTATCTTTTGGCGCAGTTTTTCTCGTTGGGCATAGTGGCATTGGGCAGTTTCTTGTTCAACAAGTCGGTAACTTTTCGGAAGAGTGAA
- a CDS encoding glycosyltransferase family 4 protein encodes MKLLIMTQKVDANDDVLGFFHGWIKEFAKHCEEMTVIALGVGEYDLPKNVRVLSLGKEEGVSRLSYLINFYRLIWRERKNYDTVFVHMNQEYILLGGLIWKCLGKKIALWRNHYAGSLLTRIAMMISDKIFCTSKYSFTARSKKMTLMPVGVDTDLFKKEDRIVRKPHSVLFLARISPSKKPHLIIEALRKVRDKGIDFTADFYGNPLPQDVPYLNSLKEKVKAYSLEDRVTFEKGVPNRETPRVYGAHTIFINASPSGMYDKTIFEAMACESLVLTSNINLKGSIDDMFLFREDDEEDIAKQLARLLALSFEEKEELGKKLRVFVVSQHSLTLLGDKLTKCLTI; translated from the coding sequence ATGAAATTATTGATCATGACCCAGAAAGTTGATGCGAACGATGACGTGCTGGGCTTTTTTCACGGATGGATAAAAGAATTTGCAAAGCATTGTGAAGAGATGACGGTCATCGCGCTCGGGGTTGGGGAGTATGACTTGCCGAAGAACGTGCGCGTCCTTTCGCTTGGAAAAGAGGAAGGAGTATCGCGCTTGAGCTACCTCATCAATTTCTATCGCCTCATCTGGCGTGAGCGCAAAAATTACGATACGGTTTTTGTGCATATGAATCAGGAATATATTTTATTGGGCGGGCTCATATGGAAGTGTCTCGGCAAAAAAATAGCTCTGTGGAGAAATCATTATGCTGGCAGTCTTTTGACGCGCATCGCCATGATGATTTCAGACAAGATATTTTGTACTTCAAAATATTCTTTTACCGCGCGTTCCAAAAAGATGACCTTGATGCCTGTCGGGGTTGATACCGACCTCTTTAAAAAAGAAGACCGGATAGTAAGGAAGCCGCACTCCGTTTTGTTCCTCGCACGCATCTCACCCTCAAAGAAACCACACCTCATCATTGAAGCGCTCCGCAAGGTGCGTGATAAGGGGATAGATTTTACCGCGGATTTTTACGGAAATCCTCTCCCTCAAGATGTTCCGTACCTCAATTCTCTCAAAGAGAAAGTAAAAGCATATTCTTTGGAAGATCGCGTTACTTTTGAAAAAGGAGTCCCCAATAGAGAAACACCACGCGTGTACGGAGCACATACGATTTTCATAAATGCGAGCCCCTCCGGGATGTACGACAAGACCATTTTTGAAGCAATGGCGTGCGAGAGTTTGGTGCTTACTTCAAATATAAACCTAAAAGGTAGCATAGATGATATGTTTCTTTTCAGGGAAGACGACGAAGAAGATATCGCAAAACAATTAGCCCGTCTTTTGGCTCTTTCTTTTGAAGAGAAAGAAGAGTTGGGAAAAAAACTTCGTGTATTTGTCGTGTCTCAGCATAGCCTAACTCTCCTTGGCGACAAATTGACAAAATGTCTCACCATATGA
- a CDS encoding type II toxin-antitoxin system RelE/ParE family toxin, which produces MGIVFTILYHKSVMDEDVPKLSPADKKRIRKSIEEKLMTRPDVFGKPLRRSLSGYRKLRAGDYRVVFRIENTTVVIFCIAHRSVVYKKFSNRI; this is translated from the coding sequence ATGGGCATAGTGTTTACTATTCTCTATCACAAGTCAGTTATGGACGAAGATGTGCCAAAACTTTCTCCTGCCGATAAAAAAAGGATTAGGAAAAGCATTGAGGAGAAACTTATGACTCGCCCTGATGTATTTGGCAAGCCATTGCGTCGCTCATTGAGTGGCTATAGGAAATTGCGCGCCGGAGATTATCGCGTGGTGTTTCGTATTGAGAATACGACTGTAGTTATTTTCTGCATTGCGCATAGGTCAGTTGTGTATAAAAAGTTCTCCAATCGCATATAA